The nucleotide window AGATTAGCCCAGAATACAATACAGAGTGGAACCAAAGCGCTGATGCTGGCCCTTGGGGAGACTATCTTATCGGGACCGGTCGGAATCTCCCCGATGACGACCCACCATCCGGATTCAACCTCAGCTATCCGAGACAATCGCTGGTCCGGGTGTACCCATATGTCCAACATGATATCGTCCGGAACAGAATTGTATTCCTCGCCGCGAAAGTCACATCGACGCACTACGAGCAGTCCCATGACGATGGACTCTTCGTGGCTGCACGTCCAGAGGGACACCCCAACGACACTGACGCCAAAGACGAAGAAGAACAGAGACTAATCGAGGACTTTTTCCAGAAGCTCTCGGTGGCGATTCAGAAGGTACGTCCAGACCTCACCACAGATGACTACGACCCAACCGAGGGCTTCATTCATCTCTATCCTTACGGCGATTCACAACGGAAGTGGCTCGTAGAGGCAGTTAAACGGCATACCGACTCCGAAGCAGCCCGTTCCCTCCGAACCCTGTTGGGCTATCGCGAAGCTATCGACCAGTCTGTGGTCAGCATCCTCCAGGAGGAGTTCCGGGACCGACACGCGTTACGATATCCCGGACTTGGAATTGTCCAAACGGCCGCACAGTTCTGGGGGAGGAACTCCGAACTGGATTGGGAGGGGCCACGAGATAGCTCAAAAACACCACTCAAGGAGACATTTGCGGCGGGGTTCTGGGAGATTGGAGCTGAATACAATATACTTGATGATAGAATTAGCCTCGGGTTCGACGATGGACTACAGATTCCTGATGACCATATGATCCAGAGCAGCTACCCGGTCGTCGGACGTCATCAAGAAGTCCTTCCCTTGGAATACATCTATGCCTCTAAGGAATTCGACCTTCTCCGACCTGAGATTGCGGATGATAAGGAGGTACGGGAGCAAATCATCCGGTACCGCCACCATACCGATGAGAACTCCCCCCAGATCACTTTCGACGATATTGAGGACGGCGTCCAAGCGATTTGCGAAGCGTACGAACACATCGAACGATGCATTCGCGATAAGGATGCCACCATTGAGAAGAATCCATTAAACCTCAGAGATCTGTCGGCCAACTCCCTTGGCGAATCCGAGCTTCAGTCGACCTGCCTCGAGTATCAGAATCTCGAATACGGGGCACAACGACGCCAACTTGAACAAACGTACCGAACACCGCTCCCAGAGCGAGTCGGTGAAGGATCAGCAATCCCTTTCGAAGTGACGGTCCCACCGGTCGAATCAGCCGATGAAGATGAGCAGCGGAACTCGGTGAAAGGATCAATCCTTCGCTCGCTCACGCCGGGACGGAACGACGGACTCCAACCTGATAGCCAACCGAGCCTCGAAGTAGGCAACTTCGTCGTTCTGACGCCACTGGTCAGCTCACAGAACGGGAGACTCACCGAGGCCGTCGACGACCCAGTCAAAATCAAACACCAAGTGCTCGGTGTTCTCACAGCACTTGACCCCGCGGAAGGGACTATCCGCGTCTCACTGAACTGGCGATACAATATGTCTCGAGAGACGTTCAAACCAAACCACGTTGGATGGACGACCGATAGCGACGACGAATATGGTCGCCAGTTCATTGACGAAGGCATGACGTTCGTCGTGGACACGGCCCTCGACGACTTCGTCGGGCACCGTGCCCATCAGGCATTGTCTCAAGCCCAGGAAAACGACGTCCACAACCGGCTTGTGGATGTGTACGATGACGAGATCTCGGACGCGCTAGAGACACCAGCGCCACTGTTTGATCGGAAAGCGATTAACAAATTTATCGAGGCATTTGACATGGCGATGCCGGAATCTGCGAATCAAGACCAGCAGTCTTTCGTGACTCGTCTTAACCACACAGTCGCAGCACTACAAGGACCCCCAGGAACCGGAAAGACACAGTACGCATCTGCACCGGCCATACTTTCGCGTGCTTACGCGGCAGGGCCTGGATTCGCGGGAATTGCATCCGCACACTCAAATACTGCTGTCGACGAAATTGCCGACGCCGTCGGAACGGCGCAACAGGCACTGTCTGCCGAGGGGTACGCCCGGGACGTGAAGATGATTCGCGTTCGGTCGGGAAATGGGTCCAGCGACCTTCCACATAATGTTCAAGATTTCAATTACTACGACGACCGGGACGAGCTGAATCGGCTATTAGAGCAGCATCTTGAAGGAGACGGAGCAGTCCCGCTGCTGGTGTTCGCAGCCCCAGTCACCTTGCGGAATTTGATTAACAGTGCTTCAGACGTTATCGCAGATGCTGAATCGGCCGAAGAACTCATGCAACGGGGCCAAGCGAGACTTTTTGACTTCGCGCTCGTCGACGAGGGGAGCATGATGGACTTACCGCTCTTGTTCCTGCTTGGTGCCTTCCTCGGTCGTAACAAGCAGTTGCTCCTCGTGGGCGATCACCGGCAGATGCAGCCCATCCAAAAACACGATTGGGAGACCGAGGACCGCCAGACGATTGAAGAGAATACCCCATCCGTCTCGGCACTTGACTTCGTTCGCTTTCTGCGCGGCGAGGAAGAGAGTGCATTCGAACGACTGGAGCGTGAGGCACCGACCTGGGCAGACAAACAATCAGTCCTGCCGATGGACAGACTCCAGACGACGTACCGACTCCCGCCAGCGATGGCACAGTTCGTTACGGATCTATTCTATTACCGGGACGACATAGATCTCCAGTCCGGGACATCGGCAGAACGAATGCCAGATGTTCGGACGTCCGAGCAGCCGGAGTGGCTTAGGTGTGCACTCGACCCAGAGCCCCGCGTCACCCTACTGCTACACGACGACAACGTGTTTACCAAGGATAGTCCGCTGGAGGCCCACCTGCTTGAGCAACTCCTGCAACCGCTGCCGGTCGTTCAAGCCAATCCAGAGGACGAGGAAATCACAGGAGGCATCGTCGTTCCGTTCCGGCTGATGCGCCGACGATTACAAAACCAATTTGACCTGACGGTAGACACCGTTGAGCGGTTCCAGGGAGCCGAGCGAGACGTGATGACGCTGTCGATGACCGCTGGAAATCAAGGGTATGTCAATCAGATTGGCGAGTTCCTGCTGGACGCTAATCGGTTCAATGTTGGTGCGAGTCGCATGAAGCAGAAGCTGTTTATCCTCGTCTCGAAGTCGCTGTTTCGGGCAGTAAACAGTGATCCACGGAAGTACGAGCAACAGAAAGCCTGGAAGCAGCTGTATCAGTCCCTGGTCTCCGGCCATGAGCCAGATGCCGAGTTTGTGGTTGACACCAGTGAAGTGGACGAACTGTCGACGTCAACCAAAGTCGCAGTGTATACTGGGTACCGTGATTAACCATCCCTGGGAGATAATCGACAGGTCATCCGATCCCAATCCATTCG belongs to Halococcoides cellulosivorans and includes:
- a CDS encoding bifunctional RecB family nuclease/DEAD/DEAH box helicase, coding for MYLYHRYVDEDFAELTDVPLSPLLAATGEKFEESQVRRLLEADVYSVGDSDSVLPFDETWAGNQTTDIDRISGLIEELASGERSRPVVFFQPPLAGTIGSWPVHGAADVVIASSGASRAGASVELRVIEVKSSSAVQTHHQLQAATYALLFECLLEESNIQVSASIVSQDPEYNDLASIVTSTAGLEPSRLSTFDLQTRQNDVQLLLEAGGTVDDILLEDGDMRSSGDPPTYRIDGRCDGCSKQIRCVAHSVRTKQLSLLGLTEGVQQSLAELGVNDLHDLATLYDWPTNTRDRRATSHAHPQPTDPDLVSRITRETDVSNLRNIAQIAHRFLREISPEYNTEWNQSADAGPWGDYLIGTGRNLPDDDPPSGFNLSYPRQSLVRVYPYVQHDIVRNRIVFLAAKVTSTHYEQSHDDGLFVAARPEGHPNDTDAKDEEEQRLIEDFFQKLSVAIQKVRPDLTTDDYDPTEGFIHLYPYGDSQRKWLVEAVKRHTDSEAARSLRTLLGYREAIDQSVVSILQEEFRDRHALRYPGLGIVQTAAQFWGRNSELDWEGPRDSSKTPLKETFAAGFWEIGAEYNILDDRISLGFDDGLQIPDDHMIQSSYPVVGRHQEVLPLEYIYASKEFDLLRPEIADDKEVREQIIRYRHHTDENSPQITFDDIEDGVQAICEAYEHIERCIRDKDATIEKNPLNLRDLSANSLGESELQSTCLEYQNLEYGAQRRQLEQTYRTPLPERVGEGSAIPFEVTVPPVESADEDEQRNSVKGSILRSLTPGRNDGLQPDSQPSLEVGNFVVLTPLVSSQNGRLTEAVDDPVKIKHQVLGVLTALDPAEGTIRVSLNWRYNMSRETFKPNHVGWTTDSDDEYGRQFIDEGMTFVVDTALDDFVGHRAHQALSQAQENDVHNRLVDVYDDEISDALETPAPLFDRKAINKFIEAFDMAMPESANQDQQSFVTRLNHTVAALQGPPGTGKTQYASAPAILSRAYAAGPGFAGIASAHSNTAVDEIADAVGTAQQALSAEGYARDVKMIRVRSGNGSSDLPHNVQDFNYYDDRDELNRLLEQHLEGDGAVPLLVFAAPVTLRNLINSASDVIADAESAEELMQRGQARLFDFALVDEGSMMDLPLLFLLGAFLGRNKQLLLVGDHRQMQPIQKHDWETEDRQTIEENTPSVSALDFVRFLRGEEESAFERLEREAPTWADKQSVLPMDRLQTTYRLPPAMAQFVTDLFYYRDDIDLQSGTSAERMPDVRTSEQPEWLRCALDPEPRVTLLLHDDNVFTKDSPLEAHLLEQLLQPLPVVQANPEDEEITGGIVVPFRLMRRRLQNQFDLTVDTVERFQGAERDVMTLSMTAGNQGYVNQIGEFLLDANRFNVGASRMKQKLFILVSKSLFRAVNSDPRKYEQQKAWKQLYQSLVSGHEPDAEFVVDTSEVDELSTSTKVAVYTGYRD